GCAGTAGATGTTGTACATTGGATTAAAACAGCGTTTGCTCTACATTTGCGTACATTGGTACTCGAATTTCTCATCTATCCATACGAGGTCGACGAGTTCATATTTACGAGTAGCTTGTGTACTTGTGATACACTAGAGACTTTGAAACTCGGGAGTCTGATTCTTGTAGATATCCCTGCACGGGGTTCGATGAAGTCTCTTAAAACGCTGCATCTTATTCATGCGTTCTACACAAACGATGAATCTATATGTAACCTTTTATCTGGCTGTCCTAGACTTGAAGAACTCGTTGTGGAACGATCTTGCGAATATAGTGTGAAATTTTTCACTATCAAAGTCCCTTCTTTGCAGAGATTAAGGATTTATGATGACAATGATGAGGACGAGTTCGTTGGATATGTGATAGATACTCCTTCTTTGAAATACTTAGAGATTGGATACTTAGGATGTCCACAGTTTTCTCTGAATGCACCGGGGCTGCTGGCGGCATATATTGCTAGAGTTTCTAATGTAATCAGTGAATCTCTCGTTTCAGTCAGACGTCTTGTCTTGAATGTATCAACTTCGATGGTAACTTTTTTATattccattttaatttttttttggttatctaATTATTCGTATATGTTATTAATTTCGTCTCATGGATAGACTATATATCCTCCTACTggatgtatcttctatcaactGGTATATCTACAGATATATACGCATGAACCAGGCTGGTATGATCT
The window above is part of the Brassica oleracea var. oleracea cultivar TO1000 unplaced genomic scaffold, BOL UnpScaffold05734, whole genome shotgun sequence genome. Proteins encoded here:
- the LOC106322066 gene encoding F-box/FBD/LRR-repeat protein At3g52680-like, which encodes VDVVHWIKTAFALHLRTLVLEFLIYPYEVDEFIFTSSLCTCDTLETLKLGSLILVDIPARGSMKSLKTLHLIHAFYTNDESICNLLSGCPRLEELVVERSCEYSVKFFTIKVPSLQRLRIYDDNDEDEFVGYVIDTPSLKYLEIGYLGCPQFSLNAPGLLAAYIARVSNVISESLVSVRRLVLNVSTSMTIYPPTGCIFYQLVYLQIYTHEPGWYDLLTWMLEHSPKLQVLKLVG